A single genomic interval of Sceloporus undulatus isolate JIND9_A2432 ecotype Alabama chromosome 2, SceUnd_v1.1, whole genome shotgun sequence harbors:
- the PHF24 gene encoding PHD finger protein 24: MGVLMSKRQTVEQVQKVSLAVSAFKDGLRERPTAKRKSEGTISRRGTVDNTVQELKEEEVVVVEAGSSAGSLQQEDSRVRKAAWERLRDGKGVEPEEFDRNSCFTPPAFVRPKRGQQDDEPIEISLEEREQVTNDEMCEVCEVWTADTLLPCRVCTRVYHDGCLRRMGFLPDGNATEVLEVAHTETGWSCHCCDNLNLLLTEEEMASLSESFQKCQLTPESQLSLEDFLHYKRLASQQEGERANGSGSTEEQEEQLTQQFAALDPEKNGHVAWADFLSYESILLLQRMRTQNALLRLLTGKEREKARATFLALDQHGDGLISEAESRRTQHTWFRKRHKEMPSCNVSISHVGPISESSPTSSTSSKSQDKVLLNPEPEESSRTINWSTFLRDSTIYILAARPNSSAVHLKPLA; this comes from the exons ATGGGGGTCTTGATGTCCAAGCGGCAGACGGTGGAGCAGGTGCAGAAGGTCAGCCTGGCAGTGTCAGCCTTCAAGGATGGCCTACGGGAGAGACCGACAGCCAAGCGCAAGTCTGAGGGGACCATCAGCCGCCGAGGGACTGTGGACAACACTGTGCAAGAGCTCAAAGAGGAGGAGGTAGTGGTGGTGGAAGCAGGGTCCTCGGCAGGGTCCTTGCAGCAGGAGGACAGTAGGGTCCGGAAAGCAGCCTGGGAGAGGCTGAGAGATGGCAAAGGTGTAGAGCCCGAGGAGTTTGACCGGAACAGCTGCTTCACCCCACCAGCCTTTGTCCGCCCCAAACGGGGGCAGCAGGATGATGAGCCCATCGAGATCAGCCTGGAAGAAAGAGAGCAG GTAACTAATGACGAGATGTGTGAAGTATGTGAGGTGTGGACGGCGGACACCCTCCTACCCTGCCGTGTTTGCACCAGGGTCTACCATGATGGCTGCCTAAGGCGGATGGGCTTCCTGCCCGACGGCAATGCCACAGAGGTCCTGGAGGTGGCCCACACAGAGACTGGATGGAGCTGCCACTGTTGT GACAACCTCAACCTGCTACTCACAGAGGAAGAGATGGCCAGCCTGTCCGAATCCTTCCAGAAATGCCAACTCACCCCTG AAAGCCAGCTGAGCCTGGAAGACTTTCTGCATTACAAACGCCTGGCCAGCCAGCAGGAGGGTGAGCGTGCCAATGGCAGTGGCAGCACGGAGGAGCAGGAAGAGCAGCTGACCCAGCAGTTTGCTGCACTGGACCCTGAGAAGAACGGTCACGTCGCATGGGCGGATTTCCTCTCCTATgagtccatcctgctgctgcagAGGATGCGCACCCAG AATGCCCTGCTACGCCTGCTGactgggaaggagagggagaaggcacGAGCCACGTTCCTGGCCTTGGATCAGCACGGAGATGGCTTGATCAGTGAGGCAGAGAGTCGGCGCACCCAACACACTTGGTTCCGAAAGCGGCACAAGGAGATGCCCTCCTGCAATGTCAG CATCAGCCATGTGGGTCCCATCTCAGAGAGCAGCcccaccagcagcaccagcagcaaaaGCCAGGACAAGGTCTTATTGAACCCAGAGCCAGAGGAGTCAAG TCGAACCATCAACTGGTCAACTTTCCTAAGGGATAGCACCATCTACATCCTGGCCGCACGACCCAACAGCTCAGCTGTCCACCTGAAGCCATTGGCATAA